The proteins below come from a single Fusobacterium sp. genomic window:
- a CDS encoding threonine/serine exporter family protein: MIIQIAAAITATLGFGILFGLNRKKLFYAGISGGIGWFFYLISLKVNLSEAIAFLAASLSMTIYSEIMARKLKSPAITFLIGGFIPLVPGSGVYYTMYGLIKNDMQMTVQKGIQTFIVAGAIAVGILLGSTICQIYFSKKKKLY; this comes from the coding sequence ATGATTATTCAAATAGCTGCAGCAATAACAGCAACTTTAGGATTTGGAATACTTTTTGGATTAAATAGAAAAAAATTATTCTATGCAGGAATAAGTGGTGGGATAGGATGGTTTTTTTACTTAATATCATTAAAAGTAAATTTATCAGAAGCAATAGCGTTTTTAGCAGCTTCTTTATCAATGACAATATATTCTGAAATAATGGCCAGAAAATTAAAATCTCCTGCAATAACATTTCTTATTGGAGGATTTATACCATTAGTTCCAGGAAGTGGTGTTTACTATACTATGTATGGGCTTATAAAAAACGATATGCAGATGACAGTTCAAAAAGGAATACAGACATTTATAGTAGCTGGAGCTATAGCAGTAGGAATATTATTAGGCTCTACAATATGCCAGATATACTTTTCAAAAAAGAAAAAACTTTATTAA